Genomic window (Fibrobacter sp. UWH6):
TTCTGCAAACCGAGACATTTTCTTATAGCGCCGCCTACAACACCTACGATTCCGTCCTGAATTACAACAAGTCCATTGAATTGAAGGTCGCCTACGAAGACGACACCCTTTCTTACAAGATGGAAAAGGAAGACGTTTACGCCCCCACCGTTTTCGTAGATACCACAATCGACGGAACCATCGTGGTTACCATCACCGAGTTCAAACAAACTACCGCCGACAAGGAAAAGGGATCGTATGGCGAACTGAAAGCCTATCTTGATTCCACGCGGAATTACAGCAAGCCCAGAATACTGGACCTGAGAAACAACCCGGGCGGACATGTAACCCAGTGCGTCAACATGGCGGATCTATTCATAAAGTCCGGACCCATTTCTACCCGAAGCTGGAGAACTTTTAACGGCGACGGGACTCCTGTCAAAAAGTCAAATACATCTAACGCCATTTCCGGAGACGCAGGCGAAGAAGGAAAGTTCCTGGCCCTGGTCAACGGAGGAAGCGCCAGCTGCGCGGAAATCTTTACTGCAGCCATCGCCGAGGGCGCTGGCATCCCTGTTGCCGGCGACACTACCTACGGCAAGGGCATCGGGCAGACCACCTGGAACACCATGGCAGGCGGCCTCGCCATTATCACCAACCTGGAATTTTTGACACCCAAGGGGAACTCCTACCACAGAATCGGAATCATTCCCGACTACCCCTGTCAAAGCGTCGACTTGAATTGCGGCATGAAAGCCCTAGAAAAATATTACGGGAAAAAGTTCTCCGATTCCGAAGACGATAAAGTTTCGAAGAAGGCCATTAGCCCCAGCAAACCATCTATCGGTGGTGCTTTCATAGAAAGTGAAGAACCTTTTCTTATATTTTGAACGTTGGGTTAGAAAGTCTGGGTTAGTTTTTTGAGGATGAAATGAAGAACAAAAGTTTATCTATAGCAAGCATTGCTGCGTTGACCATGGGTTTCCTGATGTGGGGCTGTACCGAAAACAGCAGCAGCGCCACAAAGGAAATCACGGACCAGGACAGGGAATCCATCTATTACCAGGAACTCCTGCACAATCATTTTCTGTTAAGCGCCTATTATTACGACGCCCACCTCAAAAATGAACTGAACAGCGATCCCGACGTCTACTTCAAGGTACTCTTTACCGCCGACTTCTCCAAGGGTGCCTGCACATCTCGTTATGCAGACGTCTGCGGCATGTACAACCAGATGAGCGACAGGTACACCCGCTATTACGACCCCGAGTTCTCTGACGGCATCATGAAGGCCCTGACCGAATCTCCAGAAAGCGTGGGTATCGGCGCCGAGGTTGACGTTATCGACAACGCACTGGTATTTACCGAAATCTTCCGCAATTCCCCCGCCTATTTCGCAGGGCTGCAGGAAGGCGACATCATCACCGCGGTAAACTACCGAACCATCACAAGCCAGGCCGATTACGAAGAGGCAATTCAGGGGCAAAAGCTGGACATCATCAAGATTGCATACATCCGCGACGGAGAATCCCACACCGCCGTGATCCAGCTGGACTCATTTAACGCCCCTACAGTCCATCTGGCATACAAAAGCGGCATCCCTGTCATTACCATCGATGAATTTACCGACATTACCGCAAACGAATACGGAACCTATGGAGAATTCCATGAACGCCTCCAGAAGATTGTAGACAACGGCGACAAATCCCTCATCATCGACTTGCGCGACAATGGTGGCGGCACAATCGAACACTG
Coding sequences:
- a CDS encoding S41 family peptidase, translated to MKNKSLSIASIAALTMGFLMWGCTENSSSATKEITDQDRESIYYQELLHNHFLLSAYYYDAHLKNELNSDPDVYFKVLFTADFSKGACTSRYADVCGMYNQMSDRYTRYYDPEFSDGIMKALTESPESVGIGAEVDVIDNALVFTEIFRNSPAYFAGLQEGDIITAVNYRTITSQADYEEAIQGQKLDIIKIAYIRDGESHTAVIQLDSFNAPTVHLAYKSGIPVITIDEFTDITANEYGTYGEFHERLQKIVDNGDKSLIIDLRDNGGGTIEHCENASADLLSKGEKLATFVEATWDSVQSGIQNKIVQKFDTTTDYAEVDGIGKDLYVVFLANENTASCSEIMLMNITSNKASPIVGTTTYGKGIGQGYSETFAGGIFGITDAHIFDKNGETYHSFGIEPDHLIYDPDKQMAKAVEIATLRTEKRTAGYGKVSTGNFDKEAAGESSEAKVLDRDYIRRGAGSFRFKKVAN
- a CDS encoding S41 family peptidase; the protein is MQKLSTETGVKNIPSVFSFFIGMLIIANLWGCGDFMHPVESTPAPTEYTYNYWLLERTYLFEEELEKLEPEGDSVQTLYEVLDDPFTRYVAPSKSEQTSISINTSIVPGSLGMEYVLYANQPYPLRIKRVYPNGPAGRAGIRRWGYIMEVNGKSLLQTETFSYSAAYNTYDSVLNYNKSIELKVAYEDDTLSYKMEKEDVYAPTVFVDTTIDGTIVVTITEFKQTTADKEKGSYGELKAYLDSTRNYSKPRILDLRNNPGGHVTQCVNMADLFIKSGPISTRSWRTFNGDGTPVKKSNTSNAISGDAGEEGKFLALVNGGSASCAEIFTAAIAEGAGIPVAGDTTYGKGIGQTTWNTMAGGLAIITNLEFLTPKGNSYHRIGIIPDYPCQSVDLNCGMKALEKYYGKKFSDSEDDKVSKKAISPSKPSIGGAFIESEEPFLIF